The Xylanivirga thermophila genome contains the following window.
ATTTTAAACTTTTTGGTCTTATACCAATCAAAGAATTAAAGGTAAATGTACAGCCTCAAAAGGAGGTTATACCAGGCGGTCAAGCAGTTGGTGTATCTATTCATACCCAAGGTGCTATTATAGTAGGTACATCTGAAATAATTGACAAGTCGGGTACAACTTATTATCCTGCTATTGAAGCTGGATTGAAACCAGGCGATATTATAGAGAAGGTAAATGGAGTATATGTTAAAAATGCAGAGCATTTATCAATATTGGTAGATAAAAAACGCAAAAATGGTTTAGAATTAGATATAAGAAGGGGGAATATGATATTTCAAACCCATATAACACCAACATTAGATGGAAATGATAATAAATACAGACTTGGTATATGGGTAAGGGATAGCACAGCGGGGGTAGGTACGCTAACTTTTATAGATCCAGATAGCAAAAACTTTGGAGCATTAGGTCATGCAATAACCGATATAGATACAGGGCTATTATTACCTGTTAAAAACGGCAAAATCATGGAAGCACATATTGTGGATATAAAACAAGGATCAAAAGGAAAACCTGGAGAAATAAAGGGTGTGTTTTCAGATAAACAAAAATCCATGGGAAATGTATATAAAAATACTAATTACGGTATCTATGGCAAAATAAATTCCAATATCCAGCAGATAGATTATAAAAAAGGTATTCCCATTGCATATCAAGATAGTATTAATATAGGTAAAGCTACTATATTATGTACAATAGATGATGAAGGAATAAAGGAATTTGATATAAATATAGTAAAGATAAATAGGCAAAGTCATCCTAATTCTAAAGGTATGGTAGTAGAAATTACAGATCCTGAATTATTAAATAAAACAGGAGGCATTGTACAAGGAATGAGTGGAAGCCCAATAATTCAAAATGGAAGGATAGTAGGTGCTATTACGCATGTATTGGTTAATGATCCTACAAAAGGGTATGCAATATTTATAGAATGGATGTTAGATGAATCCAGTAAAATTATAGAATAAACATACTTTTTTGCTTTTACAAGAAGGAAATTCTAAATGTCTGTCGAATAAAGTTTAATAGAGGTTTGATAAACTTTTTATATATTTTATTAATATTTGACATATAAAGTCTCGCGTTACAGAAGGGGGTAAATCACTATGTCTGAAAAAATCAAGATATTATTAGCTGATGATAATAAAGAGTTTTGTGATATTGTTAGTCAATATCTAAAAATTCAAGATGATATGGAGATTGTAGGTATAGCCAATGATGGAGCAGAAACGTTAGAATTGATATCAATAACTAAACCTGATGTTGTTGTTCTAGATATAATAATGCCCCATCTTGATGGATTAGGCGTACTTGAAAAATTAAATATAATGGAGTTGGAAAAAAGGCCTAAAGTAGTAATATTATCTGCTGTAGGTCAGGATAAGATTACTCAAAAGGCCATAAGTCTAGGTTGTGATTATTATATGGTTAAACCTTTTGATTTAAAAGTTTTTGTACAACGAATACGCCAGCTCATGGATATTAATTCAGAAATAGTATCTAATAGTGCTGCCATGTTAGGATCTACGCCCATATTTACTAAATCAAATTCTATATGGAACGACGGAAAAGTTATATCATTAGAAGCAGATATAACTAATATATTGCATGAAATAGGTGTCCCTGCACATATAAAAGGATATCAATATTTACGTGAAGCTATAGCTCTGGTAGTTAATGATATAGAATTATTAAGTGGAATAACAAAAGAATTATATCCAAGTATAGCTCAAAAGTTTAATACTACTCCAAGTCGAGTAGAACGTGCTATTAGACATGCTATAGAAGTAGCATGGAGCAGAGGTCGGGTAGATACTATAAATAAATTTTTCGGTTATACTGTTCATGAACAAAAAGGTAAACCTACTAATGGCGAGTTTATTGCAATGGTAGCTGACAAGATAAGGATGCAATCAAAAACATATTAAGTATTGAAAAAGTAGCATGCATTTTAGCATGTTATTTTTTTTTGTATAAAATCAGCTAATGTGCAAAATATAGTAATATGAAAACGAATAGGAGAGATAGATGTGATAAAAGGCAGAGCCAAAAAA
Protein-coding sequences here:
- the spoIVB gene encoding SpoIVB peptidase, translating into MKKMKLKQLIGVFLAITVLFLNYLPCVQSIRNTPSELYILEGDTKVLSFGLPFKIKIESDNVDVLKFNGKSLKDYPIYSMSEPISIETVQNGKVSLNFKLFGLIPIKELKVNVQPQKEVIPGGQAVGVSIHTQGAIIVGTSEIIDKSGTTYYPAIEAGLKPGDIIEKVNGVYVKNAEHLSILVDKKRKNGLELDIRRGNMIFQTHITPTLDGNDNKYRLGIWVRDSTAGVGTLTFIDPDSKNFGALGHAITDIDTGLLLPVKNGKIMEAHIVDIKQGSKGKPGEIKGVFSDKQKSMGNVYKNTNYGIYGKINSNIQQIDYKKGIPIAYQDSINIGKATILCTIDDEGIKEFDINIVKINRQSHPNSKGMVVEITDPELLNKTGGIVQGMSGSPIIQNGRIVGAITHVLVNDPTKGYAIFIEWMLDESSKIIE
- the spo0A gene encoding sporulation transcription factor Spo0A; the protein is MSEKIKILLADDNKEFCDIVSQYLKIQDDMEIVGIANDGAETLELISITKPDVVVLDIIMPHLDGLGVLEKLNIMELEKRPKVVILSAVGQDKITQKAISLGCDYYMVKPFDLKVFVQRIRQLMDINSEIVSNSAAMLGSTPIFTKSNSIWNDGKVISLEADITNILHEIGVPAHIKGYQYLREAIALVVNDIELLSGITKELYPSIAQKFNTTPSRVERAIRHAIEVAWSRGRVDTINKFFGYTVHEQKGKPTNGEFIAMVADKIRMQSKTY